From a single Deltaproteobacteria bacterium genomic region:
- a CDS encoding adenine deaminase: MMDGALIRAARGQEPADLLVRDCKLVNVLSGEIHPANVAVKNGIVLGCGDYAAHEVIDARGRYLCPGLVEGHIHVESTLLDPVRFARVVAAHGTAVVVCDPHELANVLGLAGIEWLLDITRDLPLEMYCMMPSCVPATHLETSGAVISAEDIRTMLARHPRRILGLAEMMNYPGVLFQDPAVLAKIEAAGLRPVDGHAPGLGGKDLNAYVLAGPASDHESCHLEEAREKLRAGVHLMIREGSSEKNLVDLLPVVSDFNSQNCSLVTDDRHCDDLLRQGHLDHTVRLAMSRGLAPVRAIQMASINTARYFGLHRRGAVAPGYRADFLLLDDLTSFAISDVFLAGRRVAAQDWAPAPTAHRVTASVHL, from the coding sequence ATGATGGATGGCGCTTTGATTCGGGCTGCCCGGGGGCAGGAACCAGCGGACCTGCTGGTTCGGGACTGCAAGTTGGTCAATGTTTTGTCCGGAGAAATTCATCCGGCCAACGTGGCTGTCAAAAACGGGATTGTTCTCGGTTGCGGCGACTACGCGGCCCACGAGGTGATCGATGCCCGAGGGCGGTATCTGTGTCCCGGTCTGGTGGAAGGGCATATCCATGTCGAATCGACCTTGCTCGATCCGGTCCGCTTTGCCCGTGTGGTGGCGGCGCACGGCACGGCCGTGGTCGTCTGCGATCCGCACGAGCTGGCCAATGTCCTGGGTCTGGCCGGGATCGAGTGGCTGCTGGACATAACCCGCGACCTGCCGTTGGAAATGTATTGCATGATGCCGTCCTGTGTGCCGGCCACGCATCTGGAAACGTCCGGGGCCGTGATTTCCGCCGAGGACATCCGGACCATGCTGGCCCGGCATCCGCGCCGCATTTTGGGTCTGGCAGAAATGATGAACTATCCCGGCGTGCTGTTCCAGGACCCGGCGGTTTTGGCCAAGATCGAGGCCGCCGGCCTTCGCCCCGTGGACGGGCACGCGCCCGGCTTGGGCGGCAAGGATCTAAACGCCTATGTTTTGGCCGGCCCGGCCTCGGACCATGAGAGTTGCCATCTGGAAGAAGCCCGGGAAAAGCTGCGCGCGGGCGTGCATCTCATGATCCGCGAGGGCAGTTCGGAGAAAAATCTGGTCGATCTTTTGCCCGTGGTCAGCGATTTCAACAGCCAAAACTGCTCCCTGGTCACGGATGACCGGCATTGCGACGACTTGCTCCGTCAGGGTCATCTCGATCACACCGTGCGTCTGGCCATGTCCCGGGGGCTTGCTCCGGTGCGGGCCATCCAGATGGCCTCCATCAACACGGCCCGCTATTTCGGTCTGCATCGGCGCGGAGCGGTCGCGCCGGGATACAGGGCGGATTTTTTGCTGCTCGACGACCTGACCTCCTTTGCCATCTCCGACGTTTTTCTGGCCGGCCGGCGCGTTGCAGCCCAGGATTGGGCGCCGGCACCGACCGCGCATCGTGTCACCGCGAGCGTTCATCT